Proteins found in one Brachyspira murdochii DSM 12563 genomic segment:
- a CDS encoding secondary thiamine-phosphate synthase enzyme YjbQ, translating to MHTINVKTKSRFDIVDITDEVQRCVNEEKVENGIAVIFVPHTTAAVGINENADPDVVFDMKNAFNKLVPQHDNYEHSEGNSQAHVLSSLVSPSLTVIIENKKIVLGTWQDIYFFEFDGARNRKVYVQIISK from the coding sequence ATGCATACTATAAATGTTAAAACTAAATCAAGATTTGATATAGTAGATATTACAGATGAAGTGCAAAGATGTGTTAATGAAGAGAAAGTGGAGAACGGGATTGCTGTTATATTTGTACCGCATACCACTGCCGCTGTTGGTATAAATGAAAATGCTGACCCTGATGTGGTTTTTGATATGAAAAACGCATTTAATAAATTAGTACCTCAGCATGATAATTATGAGCATAGCGAAGGTAATTCTCAGGCACATGTTTTGTCTTCTTTGGTATCACCAAGTTTAACTGTAATAATAGAGAATAAAAAAATAGTATTAGGTACTTGGCAGGATATATATTTCTTTGAATTTGACGGGGCTAGAAATAGAAAGGTTTACGTACAGATTATAAGCAAATAA
- a CDS encoding pyridoxamine 5'-phosphate oxidase family protein produces MFREMKRKKQLLSHSESIKILEKCTSGVLGLIGDDNYPYTVPLSYVYSDNKIFFHAAKSGYKIDAIKNNNKASFCIIEKDDVKMKEYTTYYRSVIVFGRVFIIEDENKKIEAIEKLAIKYYPNDNKENRNNIIDKEYNAMCMIELEIEHITGKEAIELVKNKGE; encoded by the coding sequence ATGTTTAGAGAGATGAAAAGAAAAAAGCAATTATTATCACATTCAGAAAGTATTAAAATATTAGAAAAATGCACTTCTGGAGTTTTGGGTCTTATAGGAGATGACAATTATCCGTATACTGTTCCTTTAAGTTATGTTTACTCTGATAATAAAATATTTTTTCATGCAGCTAAAAGCGGTTATAAAATAGATGCTATAAAAAATAATAATAAAGCTTCATTTTGCATTATAGAAAAAGATGACGTTAAAATGAAAGAGTATACCACATATTACAGAAGCGTTATAGTATTTGGAAGAGTTTTTATCATAGAAGATGAAAATAAAAAAATAGAAGCTATTGAAAAACTAGCTATAAAATATTATCCTAATGACAATAAAGAAAATAGAAATAATATTATAGATAAAGAATATAATGCTATGTGTATGATTGAATTAGAGATAGAGCATATCACTGGTAAAGAGGCAATAGAATTAGTAAAAAATAAAGGAGAATAA
- a CDS encoding TldD/PmbA family protein: protein MKYFNFDENFLHTVLQEALKNGGEYADLFFEDTKINSIGYLDSGVDNTSLGNNYGVGLRIIVNKKTIYLYSNDTSNESLINLAKSASSIVNDKKHIINGFIESHEKNHHPLHINPFDINFDEKIAMLSYLDKKAREVSDKIKQVNLRYMEKQRNILVCASNGILKEDSQTYVRLVMVSMASDGVNTQTASRTKGALDGYQVIRDINLDEMALETANSAIKMLNAKYPKSGKYPVVIDNAFGGVIFHEACGHALEATSVADNASVFCGRLGEKIASDVVTAVDDGTIQNAWGSYNIDDEGNEAQRTVLIENGILKSYLVDELGSLKMNQKVTGSARRENYKYPPTSRMRNTFIDKGNSSFEDLISQIEYGLYAKKMGGGSVDPATTDYNFAVSEGYIIEKGKITEPVRGATLIGRGDETLMNIEAVSSNLELADGMCGSISGSVPTTVGQPAIRVKELTVGGR, encoded by the coding sequence ATGAAATATTTTAATTTTGATGAAAATTTTTTGCATACTGTTTTGCAGGAAGCTTTAAAAAACGGAGGCGAATATGCCGATTTATTTTTTGAAGATACAAAAATTAACTCTATAGGGTATTTAGATTCCGGAGTTGATAATACAAGTCTTGGAAATAATTACGGCGTTGGTTTAAGAATTATAGTTAATAAAAAAACAATATATTTATATTCTAATGATACAAGTAATGAGAGTTTAATAAATTTAGCTAAAAGTGCTTCTTCTATAGTAAATGATAAAAAGCATATAATAAACGGTTTTATAGAATCTCATGAAAAAAATCATCACCCATTACATATAAATCCTTTTGATATAAACTTTGATGAAAAAATAGCAATGCTTTCATATTTGGACAAAAAAGCAAGAGAAGTATCTGATAAAATAAAGCAGGTTAATTTAAGATATATGGAAAAACAAAGAAATATTTTAGTATGTGCGAGCAATGGAATATTAAAAGAAGATTCTCAAACATATGTAAGACTAGTTATGGTTTCTATGGCTTCTGACGGAGTTAATACTCAAACAGCAAGTAGAACTAAAGGAGCTTTGGACGGATATCAAGTAATAAGAGATATTAATTTAGACGAAATGGCTTTGGAAACTGCAAATTCTGCAATAAAAATGCTTAATGCAAAGTATCCCAAATCTGGAAAATACCCTGTAGTTATAGACAATGCATTTGGAGGCGTAATATTTCATGAAGCATGCGGACATGCTTTGGAAGCCACTTCTGTTGCTGATAATGCAAGCGTATTTTGCGGAAGACTTGGAGAAAAGATAGCCTCTGATGTTGTTACAGCTGTTGATGACGGTACTATACAGAATGCTTGGGGAAGCTACAATATTGATGATGAAGGAAATGAAGCCCAAAGAACTGTATTAATAGAAAACGGCATATTAAAAAGTTATTTAGTTGATGAGCTAGGATCTTTGAAAATGAATCAAAAAGTTACTGGAAGTGCCAGAAGAGAAAATTATAAATATCCGCCTACTTCGAGAATGAGAAATACATTTATAGATAAAGGAAACTCAAGTTTTGAAGATTTAATTTCTCAAATAGAGTACGGACTTTATGCTAAAAAAATGGGAGGCGGCTCAGTAGACCCTGCCACTACAGATTACAACTTCGCTGTTTCTGAAGGATATATAATAGAAAAAGGTAAGATTACTGAACCTGTAAGAGGTGCTACACTTATAGGGAGAGGAGATGAAACTCTCATGAATATAGAGGCAGTATCTTCAAATTTGGAATTAGCTGATGGTATGTGCGGAAGTATTTCTGGAAGTGTACCTACAACGGTCGGACAGCCGGCTATTAGAGTGAAAGAATTAACTGTAGGAGGAAGATAA
- a CDS encoding TldD/PmbA family protein, giving the protein MAELNNYMERIKEIYSTVKNKSNDIDEIEVYISSSGEEEFSVRERDLDKYTFAESGGIGLRLIKDGKVGISFTEKIDSNDSIETLINNAKISLSYANAEPDYNVLIEKEDDEEVYNIINNDIVNIPNEELKKISLSIEDKLYSLDKRIVNVPSAGLARYDFIKCIVNSNGVCKGEIKNNITYYAEVIAKDSNSTKTYFDVYSSKDIFFDIDSFTKNIADNVISKLNSKEIESGKYKTVFTSKAMRTILGAYLGLFSAENVQKKLSLLQGKLNQKIANSIINIKDIPVFDKGIYNTHFDGEGSKTKDLNIITNGVLSSYLYNNYTARKDSVKTTSHASRGFKTPIGISCHNFILEEGKNTQEELISQIKNGILVNSLTGTHSGVNSISGDFSLQAEGIKIENGKLSYTANPFIVSGNILDLLNDIEMLANDTEYHHSSIYTPSALIRELSFAS; this is encoded by the coding sequence ATGGCAGAATTAAATAACTATATGGAAAGAATAAAAGAAATATACAGCACTGTAAAAAATAAATCAAACGATATTGATGAAATAGAAGTTTATATCTCAAGCAGCGGTGAGGAAGAGTTTTCTGTAAGAGAAAGAGATTTAGATAAATATACATTTGCTGAATCTGGAGGTATAGGATTAAGGCTTATAAAAGACGGAAAAGTGGGAATAAGTTTTACTGAAAAGATAGATTCAAATGACTCTATAGAAACTTTAATTAACAATGCAAAAATCTCTCTTTCATATGCCAATGCCGAACCTGATTATAATGTATTGATAGAAAAAGAAGATGATGAAGAAGTTTATAATATTATCAACAATGATATAGTTAATATTCCTAATGAAGAGTTAAAAAAAATATCATTATCCATAGAAGATAAATTATATTCTCTTGATAAAAGAATAGTTAACGTGCCTTCTGCAGGACTTGCAAGATATGACTTTATAAAATGCATTGTAAATAGCAATGGAGTTTGCAAAGGAGAGATAAAAAATAATATAACATACTACGCAGAAGTTATAGCAAAAGATTCTAACAGCACAAAAACTTATTTTGATGTATACTCTTCAAAAGATATATTTTTTGATATAGACTCCTTCACAAAAAATATAGCCGATAATGTTATAAGCAAATTAAATTCCAAAGAAATAGAAAGCGGAAAGTATAAAACAGTATTTACAAGCAAAGCTATGAGAACAATTTTAGGTGCATATTTAGGACTTTTTTCTGCTGAGAATGTACAAAAAAAATTATCATTACTTCAGGGAAAATTAAATCAAAAAATAGCAAATAGTATAATCAATATTAAAGATATACCAGTATTTGATAAAGGTATATATAATACTCATTTTGACGGAGAAGGCTCTAAAACAAAAGATTTAAATATTATAACAAACGGAGTATTAAGCAGCTATTTATACAATAATTATACAGCAAGAAAAGACTCTGTAAAAACTACATCTCATGCATCAAGAGGATTTAAAACTCCTATAGGAATATCATGTCATAACTTCATATTAGAAGAAGGTAAAAATACACAGGAAGAGCTTATATCCCAAATAAAAAATGGAATATTGGTAAACTCTTTAACTGGAACACATTCCGGAGTTAATTCTATAAGCGGAGATTTTTCTCTTCAGGCAGAGGGAATAAAAATAGAAAATGGAAAATTATCATATACTGCAAATCCATTTATAGTATCAGGAAATATATTAGACTTATTAAATGATATAGAAATGCTTGCAAATGATACAGAATATCATCATTCCTCTATTTATACTCCAAGTGCTTTGATTAGAGAACTGTCATTTGCTTCATAA
- the trpB gene encoding tryptophan synthase subunit beta yields MKNSNKGFFGKFGGRFVPEALEKLLIELEEAFAHYINDKEFLSELEELRADFIGRPTPLMYAKNLSEKIGGAKIYVKLEGLANTGAHKINNSIGQALLAKKMGKKKIIAETGAGQHGLATAAACAKLGLECSIYMGEIDVKRQQPNVASMELYGANVVSVTRGGRGLKDAVDAALEDWVKDLKDTHYLLGSAVGPSPYPDIVRTFQSVIGRELEKQIEQKNLNVKAMIACVGGGSNAIGFFEPFIERENPKLIAVEAGGISMNLGENAIRMQNPYAKDVAAQGYMSKFILKENGEISETMSISAGLDYPGVGPQLAYLGEAGRIEFTYATDKEAINAVKEFARNEGVIFALESAHAGAKAIEYAKQYTKDDVIIVNMSGRGDKDIFITSPIFRADKWKEFLKSELERLEKNIDIHKF; encoded by the coding sequence ATGAAAAACAGTAATAAAGGATTCTTCGGTAAATTCGGCGGTAGATTTGTACCAGAAGCATTAGAAAAATTATTAATTGAATTGGAAGAAGCATTTGCACATTATATTAATGACAAAGAGTTTTTAAGCGAGCTTGAGGAATTAAGAGCTGATTTTATAGGAAGACCTACTCCTTTAATGTATGCTAAAAACCTATCAGAAAAAATAGGCGGTGCTAAAATCTATGTAAAACTTGAAGGCTTAGCAAATACAGGTGCACATAAGATTAACAATTCAATAGGACAGGCACTTTTAGCCAAGAAGATGGGAAAGAAAAAGATTATTGCAGAAACAGGTGCAGGTCAGCATGGACTTGCCACCGCTGCAGCATGTGCAAAATTAGGACTTGAATGTTCTATATATATGGGTGAGATAGATGTAAAAAGACAGCAGCCTAATGTAGCTTCAATGGAATTGTACGGAGCTAATGTAGTGTCAGTTACAAGGGGAGGAAGAGGACTTAAAGATGCTGTTGATGCGGCATTAGAAGATTGGGTTAAAGATTTAAAAGATACCCACTATTTGCTTGGAAGTGCAGTAGGACCTAGTCCTTATCCTGATATTGTCAGAACTTTCCAATCGGTAATAGGAAGAGAATTAGAAAAACAAATAGAACAGAAAAATTTGAATGTTAAAGCTATGATAGCATGCGTAGGCGGCGGTTCTAATGCTATAGGATTTTTTGAGCCTTTTATAGAAAGAGAAAATCCAAAATTAATAGCAGTTGAAGCAGGCGGTATAAGTATGAATCTTGGAGAAAATGCTATTAGAATGCAAAACCCTTATGCTAAAGATGTAGCAGCTCAGGGATATATGAGTAAGTTTATATTAAAAGAAAACGGTGAAATATCGGAAACTATGTCTATATCTGCTGGTTTGGACTATCCCGGTGTAGGTCCTCAGCTTGCATATTTGGGAGAAGCTGGAAGAATAGAGTTTACTTATGCTACTGATAAAGAGGCTATTAATGCTGTTAAAGAGTTTGCAAGAAATGAGGGAGTAATATTTGCATTAGAAAGTGCACATGCAGGTGCTAAAGCTATAGAATATGCCAAACAATACACAAAAGATGATGTAATTATAGTTAATATGTCTGGAAGAGGAGATAAAGATATATTTATAACTTCTCCAATATTTAGAGCTGATAAATGGAAAGAATTTTTAAAAAGTGAATTAGAAAGATTAGAAAAAAACATAGATATTCACAAATTTTAG
- a CDS encoding tetratricopeptide repeat protein, producing MIKDRIESLFIQARFYFNLEKYSSALRIYFKIINCFENYDKVLDSNYKDRYFARSYYKTALTLYYLNRYEEAIDYYSKAIEINPLYEKAFINKGIILAKLMAFDEALYSFNMALEINDKSEISYFNIGIIYSRLERYEDALYYFNKASELGYDYAYLNVAIVLEKIGKIEEAFEAYDKAVSINKSLEVIYLNKASLLINIKKYKEAIECLDKSLSILDEKNSKGDTIIKNKDYIEYIEIGMMENDTIYDRIYFLKSEALIGLEQYDYALTLILNIKDSKSVNIFSIISRFIEYIGIEKIINTILKEDSFWTEEKEEYFNFIVRDINIENRIKLKKLWILQYVFLYLVSVKDNDKINEISHYTSIEVFDDMAFDKRYDKADSSKYNTYLKKNKLRMTSIKNANDPKEGKILMQLLRNNNVNSKYGNINNFIALQTSFSRCKDSLTMYRLYGKYDNKEGTGCCLVFDKSFFDTSFNNCGSSILFSFSYDKNNYSNIEFYEEQTLPLYFVLYYNFKRNEIIFNPCESDYDNLIINLNKEYDLWNEGSKFYDKLKNNIGYVFYSMFKVIKDFNSEEAVLSYQLLMNIQYLIKDASFIEEQEMRIIQLIEYGSNPLHIDDKMKRSYKNYLYIFDNKSLKEVILAPKVEDADFLVEKFNDRLAKATSIYNSKKMKNKYKINVYISNAPIS from the coding sequence ATGATAAAAGACAGAATAGAGAGCCTATTTATTCAGGCAAGATTTTATTTTAATTTGGAAAAATATTCTTCTGCACTTAGAATATACTTTAAGATAATAAACTGTTTTGAAAATTATGATAAAGTATTAGACAGCAATTATAAAGATAGATATTTTGCAAGAAGCTATTATAAGACAGCATTAACATTATATTATTTAAATAGATATGAAGAGGCAATAGATTATTACAGTAAGGCTATAGAGATTAACCCTCTTTATGAAAAGGCTTTTATAAACAAAGGCATAATACTTGCAAAGTTAATGGCATTTGATGAGGCTTTATACTCATTTAATATGGCTCTGGAAATCAATGATAAATCTGAGATAAGCTATTTTAATATAGGCATTATATATTCAAGACTGGAGAGATATGAAGATGCTTTATATTATTTTAATAAGGCTTCAGAGCTTGGATATGATTATGCTTATTTGAATGTTGCTATAGTATTGGAGAAGATTGGTAAAATAGAAGAGGCATTTGAGGCATATGATAAAGCAGTTTCTATAAATAAATCTTTGGAGGTAATTTATTTAAATAAGGCTAGTCTTCTTATAAATATAAAAAAATATAAAGAGGCTATAGAATGTTTGGATAAGTCTTTATCTATTTTAGATGAAAAAAATTCAAAGGGAGACACCATCATAAAAAATAAGGATTATATAGAGTATATAGAAATAGGAATGATGGAAAATGATACTATATACGACAGAATATATTTTTTAAAATCTGAGGCTCTCATAGGTTTAGAGCAGTATGATTATGCTCTAACTCTTATATTAAATATAAAAGATTCTAAGAGCGTTAATATATTCAGCATTATATCAAGATTTATAGAATATATAGGCATAGAAAAAATTATTAATACAATATTAAAAGAAGATAGTTTTTGGACAGAAGAAAAAGAAGAGTATTTTAATTTTATAGTAAGAGATATAAATATTGAAAACAGAATAAAATTAAAAAAGCTATGGATACTGCAGTATGTATTTTTATATTTGGTATCAGTAAAAGATAATGATAAAATTAATGAGATATCTCATTATACAAGCATTGAAGTATTTGATGATATGGCATTTGATAAGAGATACGATAAAGCAGACAGCTCAAAATATAATACATACTTAAAAAAAAATAAACTTAGAATGACAAGTATAAAAAATGCAAATGATCCTAAAGAAGGCAAAATATTGATGCAGCTTCTAAGAAATAATAATGTCAATTCAAAATACGGTAATATTAATAATTTTATAGCATTGCAGACATCATTCAGCAGATGTAAAGACTCTCTTACTATGTACAGACTATACGGAAAATATGACAACAAAGAAGGTACAGGCTGCTGTTTGGTATTTGATAAATCTTTTTTTGATACATCTTTCAATAATTGCGGCTCTAGTATTTTATTTTCATTTTCTTATGACAAAAATAATTATTCTAATATTGAGTTTTATGAAGAGCAGACTTTGCCATTATATTTTGTGCTATATTATAATTTTAAGAGAAATGAAATAATATTTAATCCATGCGAATCAGATTATGATAATCTTATTATTAATTTAAATAAAGAATATGATCTTTGGAATGAAGGAAGCAAATTTTATGATAAATTAAAAAACAATATAGGATATGTATTTTATTCTATGTTTAAGGTGATAAAAGATTTTAATTCAGAAGAAGCAGTATTATCGTATCAGCTTCTTATGAATATTCAGTATTTGATAAAAGATGCTTCATTTATAGAAGAGCAGGAGATGCGTATTATACAGCTTATAGAATATGGAAGTAATCCTCTTCATATTGATGATAAAATGAAACGTTCTTACAAAAATTATCTTTATATATTTGATAATAAGTCGTTAAAAGAGGTAATATTAGCACCTAAAGTGGAAGATGCTGATTTTTTAGTAGAAAAGTTTAATGACAGACTTGCAAAAGCTACAAGTATATATAATTCAAAAAAAATGAAAAATAAATATAAAATAAATGTTTATATATCTAATGCTCCTATATCTTGA
- a CDS encoding flavodoxin domain-containing protein codes for MSKKIAIVVWSKTGNTRLMSKAIKDGAEESGASVEVFKSYNFGIEEAKSYDTIAFGCPAMGAETLEDTEFLPMYETVKPYLKNKKIFLFGSYGWGDGKWMRDWKEDTINNGVSLFKEPIIAKEKPSDDILYKLKSVGKELASS; via the coding sequence ATGTCAAAAAAAATAGCTATAGTAGTATGGAGTAAAACCGGCAATACTAGATTGATGTCTAAGGCTATAAAAGATGGTGCTGAAGAGTCTGGAGCTTCTGTTGAAGTTTTTAAGTCTTATAATTTTGGTATAGAAGAAGCTAAAAGTTATGATACTATAGCTTTCGGCTGTCCTGCTATGGGGGCTGAAACTTTGGAAGATACAGAGTTTTTGCCTATGTATGAAACAGTTAAACCTTATTTGAAAAATAAAAAGATATTTCTATTTGGTTCTTACGGCTGGGGTGATGGTAAATGGATGAGAGATTGGAAAGAAGATACTATAAATAACGGCGTTTCTTTATTTAAAGAACCTATAATAGCAAAAGAAAAACCTTCAGATGATATACTTTATAAATTAAAAAGTGTAGGAAAAGAATTAGCATCTTCCTAA
- a CDS encoding 6-bladed beta-propeller, which produces MRVKLLAVIVFFLTVMPLSYTFDKTPYYVNTETYDSYRELLRGVHYYNQERYDAAIASFRNSLNTNPTDKFIRYWYSKSLYKAGYMSLAINEWLNIARMGYEDPIILSKINKYDSANAVEEKKDILSNFIYLKAFSTNANFLKNINQPIQVQTMADGTLYVLDYSDSSLKRFDVNGNLLNKISYGKRLEVVQPSWWRKALQFIARVYPYEKLENPRGFTIDNSGNIYIANTKRDKIFKYNSNGNYITNIGVSGIGDGQLLGPSSVFADNDGKLYVSDTGNNRISVFDIEGNFLYSFGKLGENEGELFSPAGIVVNSQYIYIADMGNKRVQQFDLNGNYIKTIKHALFNEPRGLSFAKDGNLYIADGSKVFYYDINADTFTIFNNSERYTATPTSVSEGPNGDIYLTDFMSGRVDVYTRKEEYYANLDVFVDREYLNKFPIVVASVTVRDRMANPVIGLTADNFFVKENSSVDYKVGFYDAPELHEYRFVYLIEDSAAAKPYENRIKEEISNFTMNLQGNDEVLVIHYNDQVYKADNYDARNLRILENANNFHFTGGISALDDAYYEAVRLAGNSFKKTAVIHFTVSSPDDRVFNMMNFSDIASFAKNNAISLNQVYIGNEKSNYFLDLMTKNTYGYTINADLSVNYSAELERIKNINFGRYYIYYSSFRNLSQSGQFRALNVRVQYRDMYGEEEVGYVIP; this is translated from the coding sequence ATGAGAGTAAAACTTCTAGCGGTCATAGTGTTTTTTTTGACAGTTATGCCGCTTTCATACACATTCGATAAAACTCCGTATTATGTAAACACAGAAACTTATGACTCATACAGAGAGCTATTAAGAGGGGTGCATTATTATAATCAGGAACGTTATGATGCTGCTATAGCTAGTTTTAGAAACTCTCTTAATACTAATCCTACTGATAAGTTTATAAGGTATTGGTACAGCAAATCTTTATATAAAGCAGGATATATGTCTTTGGCTATTAATGAATGGCTCAATATTGCAAGAATGGGATATGAAGACCCTATAATACTTTCTAAAATTAATAAGTATGACTCTGCTAATGCTGTAGAAGAGAAAAAAGATATACTTAGTAATTTTATTTATTTGAAGGCATTTTCTACCAATGCTAATTTCTTAAAAAATATTAATCAGCCTATACAAGTGCAAACTATGGCTGACGGTACTTTGTATGTTCTTGATTACAGCGATTCATCTTTAAAAAGATTTGATGTTAACGGAAATCTGCTTAATAAAATATCTTATGGTAAGAGACTTGAAGTTGTTCAGCCAAGCTGGTGGAGAAAGGCTTTGCAGTTCATAGCAAGAGTTTATCCTTATGAAAAACTTGAAAATCCTAGAGGCTTTACTATTGATAATAGCGGAAATATATATATAGCAAATACTAAAAGAGATAAAATATTTAAATATAATTCTAATGGAAATTATATTACTAATATAGGCGTATCTGGTATTGGTGATGGGCAATTATTAGGACCTTCTTCTGTTTTTGCTGATAATGATGGTAAATTGTATGTTTCTGATACTGGAAATAATAGAATATCTGTATTTGATATAGAAGGTAATTTTTTATACAGCTTTGGAAAACTCGGTGAAAATGAAGGAGAATTATTTTCTCCTGCCGGAATAGTAGTTAATAGTCAGTATATATATATTGCTGATATGGGAAATAAAAGAGTACAACAATTTGACCTTAACGGAAATTATATAAAAACTATTAAACATGCTTTATTTAATGAACCTAGAGGACTTTCTTTTGCTAAAGATGGAAACCTCTATATAGCTGACGGAAGCAAAGTTTTTTACTATGATATAAATGCTGATACTTTTACTATATTTAATAATTCTGAAAGATATACAGCTACTCCTACATCAGTATCAGAAGGACCTAATGGGGATATATATCTTACTGATTTTATGTCTGGAAGAGTTGATGTTTATACTAGAAAAGAAGAGTACTATGCTAATTTGGATGTGTTTGTAGACAGAGAGTATTTAAATAAATTTCCTATAGTTGTTGCTTCTGTTACAGTAAGAGACAGAATGGCTAATCCTGTTATAGGACTTACTGCGGATAATTTCTTTGTTAAAGAAAACTCCAGTGTTGATTATAAAGTTGGTTTTTATGATGCTCCTGAACTACATGAGTATAGATTTGTATATTTGATAGAAGATAGTGCAGCAGCAAAACCTTATGAAAACAGAATAAAAGAAGAAATCAGCAACTTTACTATGAACTTACAAGGAAATGATGAAGTTTTGGTTATACATTATAATGATCAGGTTTATAAGGCTGATAATTATGATGCAAGAAATTTAAGAATACTTGAAAATGCAAACAACTTCCATTTTACTGGCGGTATATCTGCCTTAGATGATGCTTATTATGAGGCTGTAAGACTTGCAGGAAATAGCTTCAAGAAAACAGCTGTAATACATTTTACAGTGAGCAGCCCTGATGACAGAGTATTTAATATGATGAACTTCAGTGACATTGCTAGTTTTGCTAAAAACAATGCTATATCTTTGAATCAGGTTTATATCGGTAATGAAAAGTCTAATTATTTCTTAGACTTGATGACAAAAAATACATATGGATATACTATAAATGCTGATTTATCTGTTAATTATTCAGCAGAACTTGAAAGAATAAAAAATATTAATTTTGGAAGATACTATATATATTACAGCAGTTTCAGAAACCTATCTCAGTCCGGACAGTTTAGAGCTTTGAATGTAAGGGTTCAGTATAGAGATATGTATGGTGAAGAAGAAGTGGGATATGTGATACCATAA
- a CDS encoding lytic transglycosylase domain-containing protein has protein sequence MIESVQRIQSRIGEIQETFNKLGFAPINTTLPSKPFAEHLNEAMAGNNTESKVNSVEVNNNLDGSVINDTNKKLDNGKVINGDTSSDAFKGKISFGVYEENTNNFARAINAYKKASVESFPTKYDDIIKEAAEKYSLPENLIKAVIKQESNYVSNAVSHKGAVGLMQIMPQTGVGLGVTDKEMLKDPYTNIMAGSKYLSQMLNRYDGRLDLSLSAYNAGPNLVDRLKRIPNIEETQNYVKNIIGYIK, from the coding sequence ATGATAGAATCTGTACAAAGAATACAATCAAGAATAGGGGAGATTCAGGAAACTTTTAATAAACTTGGATTTGCTCCTATTAATACTACTCTTCCTTCAAAACCATTTGCTGAACATTTAAATGAAGCTATGGCTGGAAATAATACAGAAAGTAAAGTTAATAGTGTAGAAGTTAATAATAATTTGGACGGTTCTGTTATTAATGATACTAATAAAAAATTAGATAATGGTAAAGTTATTAATGGAGATACTTCTTCAGATGCTTTTAAAGGAAAAATATCTTTTGGAGTTTATGAAGAAAATACAAATAATTTTGCTAGGGCTATTAATGCATATAAAAAGGCTTCAGTAGAAAGTTTCCCTACTAAGTATGATGATATAATTAAAGAAGCAGCTGAAAAATATTCTTTGCCGGAGAATCTGATTAAAGCTGTAATAAAACAGGAATCAAACTATGTATCAAATGCTGTTAGTCATAAGGGTGCTGTAGGTTTGATGCAGATAATGCCGCAAACTGGTGTTGGTCTAGGTGTTACAGATAAAGAAATGCTTAAAGACCCATATACTAATATTATGGCTGGAAGCAAGTATTTATCTCAAATGTTAAACAGATATGACGGAAGACTTGATTTGTCTCTGTCTGCTTATAATGCAGGACCTAATTTGGTTGACAGGCTTAAAAGGATTCCCAACATTGAGGAAACACAAAACTATGTTAAAAATATTATAGGATATATAAAGTAA
- a CDS encoding flagellar FliJ family protein has protein sequence MKRFNFKLEPLYKLRKNIEKQRQAEVAEVSAEYNKERDGKDSCLLKIDDGIRYVDSIEDDNEMLSMSIYLGEYITALNSQISIHEDNMAEISVELRRRQEILQEASRQRRAVELLKEKKLLEYKKLMNKEEQAKLDEWKKEYVAGDAYEY, from the coding sequence ATGAAGAGATTTAATTTTAAACTTGAGCCTTTATATAAACTTAGAAAAAATATAGAAAAACAAAGACAGGCTGAAGTAGCTGAAGTTTCTGCTGAATATAATAAGGAGCGTGACGGAAAAGATAGCTGCCTGCTTAAAATAGATGACGGGATAAGATATGTTGACAGCATAGAAGATGATAATGAAATGCTTTCTATGAGTATTTATTTGGGAGAGTATATAACTGCTTTGAACTCTCAGATATCTATCCATGAAGATAATATGGCTGAAATTAGTGTGGAGCTTAGAAGAAGGCAGGAAATTTTGCAGGAGGCTTCAAGACAGAGAAGGGCTGTTGAATTATTAAAAGAAAAGAAATTATTAGAATATAAAAAGTTAATGAATAAAGAAGAACAGGCTAAGCTGGACGAATGGAAGAAAGAGTATGTTGCCGGCGATGCTTATGAATATTAA